Proteins encoded within one genomic window of Suricata suricatta isolate VVHF042 chromosome 17, meerkat_22Aug2017_6uvM2_HiC, whole genome shotgun sequence:
- the NLRP1 gene encoding NACHT, LRR and PYD domains-containing protein 1 isoform X2, with protein MCSRLQMTLRDPSWPLFQAHPSSPDQESPLQESPSAPTSTAVLGHWESPPLLNPEPGGQEAPEAAAWPRDELSGDRQAGLRERNQHQKTERPSPAQRWQDDDLHPEFTQLLLLHRAHPRGHESLAKGSWHHGTVEKQGHLIEVKDLFGPVPGAQEEPHTVVLLGDAGVGKSTMARWVQRAWEEGLLFTDRFRHVVYVNCRELYRSEATSLSDLIAQGRASPGVPVGHILSQPEHLLLILDDLGEPKWVLEEWRSMGQRQPVRALLDGLLGRRLLPRASLLVTARTTALRKLTSSLQQPRWVEVLGFSESTRKEYFHAYFQNESQAVRAFSLVESNQALLSMCLVPLAAWMACTCLKRQMERGREPELAPRTATALCLHYLSQALPAQPLGAALSPLCSLAAQGIWRGKSLFGWGDLRKHGLDPATISTLVKAGVLRKHPCAPSYGFRHLCLQELFAAVCCVLGGPGEQSRRPDGVAGTESLLEAYGNPDLFGAPTTRFLFGLLSKQGERDLASVFTARLREARRRELLRWAEAQVRSQPPTLQPGSLQLLRCVYEVQDEGFLTQAMAHFRGARLCAQTGLELLASAFCVKFCCQVERLQLNEGGRRGQARVPPGTALLSWAPVTDAGWRVLFSTLRATGNLKELDLSGNCLSPSAVQSLCEALKAPSCRLETVRLAGCGLSAEGCKDLASGLSTSRTLTELELSFNSILDAGAEHLCGGLARPGCGLRRLLLVGCGLTSGCCRALASTLGAGPLLTELDLQQNELGDDGVRLLCAGLRHPACALSLLWLDQSRLSEEVVRLLSALEQEKPHLLISTRCEASAVRPFRCASGAESLEQEDRLHILGGQRKPSVTIPKEGPGEGQTSDASSRKRQRQESEGSPHQKAQVGPLCLPSPALLDDLHAAPLGTEDDFWGPLGPVATTVVDKERSLYRVHLPAAGSYQWPNTGLRFVVRGPATIDIEFCAWNQHLPRTAPQHSWVVAGPLFDIKAEPGAVAAVSLPHFVDLQGDRVDRSLFQVAHFKEEGMLLEKPAQVEPAHVVLENPSFSPIGVLLRALQAALGLMPVTCSVLLYHHPCPDEVAFHLYLIPSDGSIRKAIDKEETEFQFVQIRKPPPLASLYMGSRYTVSSSEKLEIIPRELELCYRSPGEPQLFSEFYVSHLGSGIRLQMRDKKNGTVVWEALLKPGDLRPAAPLLTPALTGARASLHFLDWHREQLVARVTSVDTVLDRLHGQLLSEEQYEQVRAAATRPDQMRTLLSFSRSWDWACKDQVYRALKEAHPHLIMELWEKWGGGRHRERRSPPPTSSA; from the exons gactcagagagagaaatcagcaCCAGAAGACAGAGAGGCCCAGCCCTGCACAGCGGTGGCAAGATGACGATTTACACCCCGAATTCACACAGCTGCTGCTTCTACACAGAGCGCACCCCAGAGGCCATGAGTCCCTGGCCAAGGGCAGCTGGCACCACGGGACAGTGGAGAAGCAGGGACATCTGATTGAGGTCAAAGACTTGTTTGGCCCAGTCCCGGGTGCCCAGGAAGAGCCCCACACGGTCGTGCTGCTCGGGGACGCCGGCGTCGGGAAGTCGACGATGGCCCGGTGGGTGCAGAGAGCCTGGGAGGAAGGCCTGCTGTTCACGGACCGCTTCCGACATGTCGTCTATGTCAACTGCAGAGAGCTGTACCGGTCAGAGGCCACCAGCCTCAGCGACCTCATCGCTCAGGGCCGGGCTAGCCCTGGGGTTCCTGTAGGGCACATCCTATCCCAGCCGGAACACCTGCTCCTCATCCTCGACGATCTGGGGGAGCCCAAGTGGGTGCTGGAGGAGTGGAGGTCCATGGGCCAGCGGCAGCCAGTGCGTGCCCTGCTGGACGGCTTGCTGGGGAGACGTCTGCTTCCAAGGGCGTCTCTGCTGGTCACAGCACGGACCACCGCGCTGCGCAAGCTCACCTCCTCTCTGCAGCAGCCTCGGTGGGTGGAGGTCCTGGGGTTCTCCGAGTCCACCAGGAAGGAATACTTCCACGCTTATTTCCAGAACGAAAGCCAAGCGGTTAGAGCCTTTAGTTTGGTGGAATCGAACCAAGCGCTCTTGTCCATGTGCCTGGTGCCCTTGGCCGCCTGGATGGCCTGCACGTGCCTGAAGCGGCAGATGGAGCGGGGACGAGAGCCTGAGCTGGCGCCCCGGACCGCCACTGCGCTCTGCCTGCACTACCTTTCCCAGGCTCTGCCGGCCCAGCCGCTCGGGGCTGCGCTGAGCCCCCTCTGCTCTCTGGCCGCCCAGGGCATCTGGCGGGGGAAGAGCCTCTTCGGCTGGGGAGACCTCCGGAAGCACGGCCTGGACCCGGCCACCATCTCCACTCTGGTGAAGGCCGGCGTTCTCCGGAAGCACCCCTGCGCCCCGAGCTATGGCTTCCGGCACCTGTGCCTGCAGGAGCTGTTTGCGGCCGTGTGCTGCGTgctggggggccctggggagcaGAGTCGGCGCCCCGACGGCGTCGCGGGGACCGAAAGCCTGCTGGAGGCCTACGGGAATCCGGACCTGTTCGGGGCCCCCACCACGCGCTTCCTCTTCGGGCTCCTGAGCAAGCAGGGGGAGCGGGACCTGGCGAGCGTCTTCACCGCCCGGCTGCGCGAGGCCCGGAGGCGGGAGCTCCTGCGCTGGGCGGAGGCCCAGGTCCGGAGCCAGCCGCCCACTCTGCAGCCAGGCTCCCTGCAGCTGCTGCGCTGTGTGTACGAGGTCCAGGACGAGGGGTTCCTGACGCAGGCGATGGCGCACTTCCGCGGCGCGAGGCTGTGCGCGCAGACGGGCCTGGAGCTCCTCGCCTCGGCGTTCTGTGTCAAGTTCTGCTGCCAAGTGGAGAGGCTTCAGCTGAACGAGGGTGGACGGCGCGGCCAGGCGCGGGTTCCCCCCGGCACGGCTCT GCTCAGCTGGGCCCCGGTCACGGATGCCGGCTGGCGGGTCCTCTTCTCCACTCTGCGGGCCACGGGAAACCTGAAGGAGCTGGACCTGAGTGGAAACTGCCTGAGCCCGTCCGCAGTCCAGAGCCTTTGTGAGGCGCTGAAGGCCCCCTCCTGCCGCCTGGAGACGGTGCG GCTGGCCGGCTGCGGCCTCTCGGCCGAGGGCTGCAAGGACCTTGCCTCCGGGCTGAGCACCAGCCGGACCCTGACGGAGCTGGAGCTGAGCTTCAACTCAATCCTGGACGCCGGAGCGGAGCACCTGTGCGGGGGGCTGGCCCGGCCGGGCTGCGGGCTTCGGCGGCTGCT GCTGGTCGGCTGCGGCCTCACCTCTGGCTGCTGTCGGGCCCTGGCCTCCACGCTCGGCGCCGGCCCCCTGCTGACAGAGCTTGACCTGCAGCAGAACGAGCTGGGGGATGACGGCGTGAGGTTGCTCTGCGCAGGGCTCCGCCACCCGGCCTGCGCACTCTCGCTCCTGTG GCTGGACCAGAGCCGGCTGAGCGAGGAGGTGGTGCGGCTGCTGAGTGCCCTGGAACAGGAGAAGCCCCATCTGCTCATCTCCACCAGATG TGAAGCCTCAGCcgtgagacccttcagatgtgcGTCGGGGGCCGAAAGCCTGGAGCAGGAGGACCGCCTGCATATACTTGGGGGTCAAAG GAAGCCCAGTGTGACGATCCCTAAGGAGGGCCCGGGTGAAGGACAGACGAGTGACGCGTCTTCGCGCAAGCGGCAAAGACAAGAATCAG AGGGAAGCCCCCATCAAAAAGCCCAGGTGGGACCCTTGTGTCTGCCTTCTCCTGCCCTTCTGGATGACCTGCACGCGGCGCCTCTGGGGACCGAGGATGACTTCTGGGGCCCCCTGGGGCCTGTGGCCACCACCGTGGTCGACAAAGAGAGAAGCCTGTACCG GGTTCACCTGCCCGCGGCTGGCTCCTACCAATGGCCCAACACAGGCCTCCGTTTTGTGGTGAGAGGGCCGGCCACCATCGACATTGAATTCTGTGCCTGGAACCAGCACCTGCCCAGGACGGCGCCCCAGCACAGCTGGGTGGTGGCAGGACCTCTGTTTGACATCAAGGCCGAGCCGGGGGCCGTGGCAGCCGTGTCCCTCCCACACTTCGTGGATCTGCAAG GGGACCGTGTGGACCGCTCCCTGTTCCAAGTGGCCCACTTTAAGGAGGAGGGGATGCTCCTGGAGAAGCCGGCGCAGGTGGAGCCGGCCCACGTGGTCCTGGAGAACCCCAGCTTCTCCCCCATCGGAGTCCTGCTCAGGGCCCTGCAGGCTGCCCTGGGCCTCATGCCCGTCACCTGCTCCGTGCTGCTGTACCACCACCCCTGCCCGGACGAGGTCGCCTTCCACCTCTACCTGATTCCCAGCGACGGCTCCATCCGGAAG GCCATAGACAAGGAAGAGACCGAGTTCCAGTTCGTGCAGATACGCAAGCCGCCCCCGCTGGCCTCGCTCTACATGGGCTCCCGCTACACCGTGTCCAGTTCCGAGAAGCTAGAAATCATCCCCAGG GAGCTAGAGCTGTGCTACCGAAGCCCCGGGGAACCCCAGCTCTTCTCCGAGTTCTACGTCAGCCACCTGGGCTCGGGGATCAGGCTGCaaatgagagacaaaaaaaaCGGGACTGTGGTGTGGGAGGCCTTGCTGAAACCAG GGGACCTACGGCCTGCGGCGCCCCTGCTGACTCCCGCCCTCACAG GGGCCCGGGCCTCGCTGCACTTCCTGGACTGGCACCGGGAGCAGCTGGTGGCGCGAGTGACGTCGGTGGACACGGTGCTGGACCGGCTGCACGGGCAGCTGCTGAGCGAGGAGCAGTATGAGCAGGTGCGGGCCGCAGCCACCAGGCCGGACCAGATGCGGACGCTCTTGAGCTTCAGCAGGTCCTGGGACTGGGCCTGCAAGGACCAGGTGTACCGCGCCCTGAAGGAGGCCCACCCTCACCTCATCATGGAGCTCTGGGAGAAGTGGGGGGGCGGCCGCCACCGTGAGCGccggtcccctccccccacctcctcggCCTGA